One segment of Solanum lycopersicum chromosome 1, SLM_r2.1 DNA contains the following:
- the LOC101266262 gene encoding early nodule-specific protein 2-like isoform X2 has protein sequence MVVFKRSRRLYIASMVSIHDLYIDFPQQKITIVGSADPEKIVKAIKKTRKSAIVCSHIEQADPPTEPEEAEPAESEAPTPDSTNPPSEAPPAEEPPHEPPKDPPTQENQPAEEKQTHEGADNAKTQSGQPSKPRDVEEVHVIYHYPPDYGYRYNYSQGMSSHEPPRDHGYRYNYGQNVIHEPPQDHRYRRYNYGQSMSQEALRDHGYNRYNYGQSMSYEPPRDNSCRYHYGQSMSHEPPQRDSSFRNNQARPAGPEFRHEMPPPGQLQGDSGFRINHVRPIGPEFRPEMPPPGQPQGDSGFRNNHTRPIGPEFRPEVPPPVYATHSYNSYQPSPYVTGYEYIRSPPRYTQYTRPEHYSEDYHYGNNSNGTISSVFSDENPNACTIA, from the exons ATGGTTGTGTTCAAAAGATCAAGAAGGCTCTACATAGCGTCCATGGTGA GTATTCATGATCTTTATATAGATTTTCCTCAGCAAAAGATTACTATAGTAGGATCGGCAGATCCTGAGAAAATAGTGAAGGCGATTAAGAAGACAAGAAAGAGTGCCATTGTTTGTTCCCATATAGAACAAGCAGACCCTCCAACAGAGCCAGAGGAAGCTGAACCAGCTGAGAGTGAAGCACCCACCCCTGACTCCACCAATCCTCCATCAGAAGCTCCACCAGCTGAAGAGCCACCCCACGAACCGCCAAAAGATCCACCAACACAAGAAAATCAACCAGCAGAGGAGAAACAAACACACGAGGGTGCTGACAACGCCAAAACCCAATCAGGTCAACCCTCTAAACCAAGAGATGTTGAAGAGGTTCATGTAATTTACCACTATCCACCAGACTATGGTTACAGGTACAACTATAGCCAGGGAATGAGTAGTCATGAGCCACCTAGGGACCATGGATACCGATACAACTATGGTCAGAACGTGATCCATGAGCCACCCCAGGACCATCGTTACCGCAGATACAACTATGGTCAGAGTATGAGCCAAGAGGCACTCAGGGACCATGGCTACAACAGATACAACTATGGTCAGAGCATGAGCTATGAGCCTCCTAGGGACAATAGTTGCAGATATCACTATGGCCAGAGCATGAGCCATGAGCCTCCCCAACGAGACTCCAGTTTCAGAAATAATCAAGCTCGTCCTGCAGGTCCAGAATTCAGACATGAGATGCCACCACCAGGTCAATTACAAGGAGACTCTGGTTTCAGAATTAATCACGTTCGTCCTATCGGTCCAGAATTCAGACCTGAGATGCCACCACCAGGTCAACCACAAGGAGACTCTGGTTTCAGAAATAATCACACTCGTCCTATCGGTCCAGAATTCAGACCTGAGGTGCCACCACCGGTTTATGCGACTCACAGCTACAATAGCTATCAGCCATCACCCTATGTGACTGGATACGAATACATCAGGTCACCACCAAGATACACACAATATACAAGGCCAGAGCATTACTCTGAGGACTATCACTATGGAAACAACAGCAATGGAACAATCAGCTCAGTATTCAGTGATGAAAATCCAAATGCATGCACAATAGCATAG
- the LOC138345640 gene encoding secreted RxLR effector protein 161-like, with the protein MNDIPYASIVGSLMYAQTCTRPDISFVVGMLGRYQSNPGMDHWKAAKKVLRYLQGTKDDMLIYRRSDHLDVIGYSYSDYDGCVDTRKSIFGYLFLLAGGAISWKSVK; encoded by the coding sequence ATGAATGATATTCCTTATGCATCAATAGTTGGGAGTCTAATGTATGCCCAAACATGTACTAGACCAGACATCAGTTTCGTTGTTGGAATGTTGGGCCGTTATCAAAGTAATCCAGGAATGGATCATTGGAAAGCTGCGAAGAAAGTGTTGCGATACTTGCAAGGAACTAAAGATGATATGCTCATTTATAGAAGATCTGATCATCTTGATGTGATTGGATATTCATATTCAGATTATGATGGTTGTGTGGATACACGAAAATCCATATTTGGGTATTTGTTCCTATTAGCTGGAGGAGCAATATCATGGAAGAGTGTGAAGTAG
- the LOC101266262 gene encoding heavy metal-associated isoprenylated plant protein 35-like isoform X1, with protein MAQQMEKPRVTEIQVRMDCNGCVQKIKKALHSVHGIHDLYIDFPQQKITIVGSADPEKIVKAIKKTRKSAIVCSHIEQADPPTEPEEAEPAESEAPTPDSTNPPSEAPPAEEPPHEPPKDPPTQENQPAEEKQTHEGADNAKTQSGQPSKPRDVEEVHVIYHYPPDYGYRYNYSQGMSSHEPPRDHGYRYNYGQNVIHEPPQDHRYRRYNYGQSMSQEALRDHGYNRYNYGQSMSYEPPRDNSCRYHYGQSMSHEPPQRDSSFRNNQARPAGPEFRHEMPPPGQLQGDSGFRINHVRPIGPEFRPEMPPPGQPQGDSGFRNNHTRPIGPEFRPEVPPPVYATHSYNSYQPSPYVTGYEYIRSPPRYTQYTRPEHYSEDYHYGNNSNGTISSVFSDENPNACTIA; from the exons ATGGCTCAACAGATGGAG AAACCTAGAGTCACAGAGATACAGGTGAGAATGGACTGCAATGGTTGTGTTCAAAAGATCAAGAAGGCTCTACATAGCGTCCATG GTATTCATGATCTTTATATAGATTTTCCTCAGCAAAAGATTACTATAGTAGGATCGGCAGATCCTGAGAAAATAGTGAAGGCGATTAAGAAGACAAGAAAGAGTGCCATTGTTTGTTCCCATATAGAACAAGCAGACCCTCCAACAGAGCCAGAGGAAGCTGAACCAGCTGAGAGTGAAGCACCCACCCCTGACTCCACCAATCCTCCATCAGAAGCTCCACCAGCTGAAGAGCCACCCCACGAACCGCCAAAAGATCCACCAACACAAGAAAATCAACCAGCAGAGGAGAAACAAACACACGAGGGTGCTGACAACGCCAAAACCCAATCAGGTCAACCCTCTAAACCAAGAGATGTTGAAGAGGTTCATGTAATTTACCACTATCCACCAGACTATGGTTACAGGTACAACTATAGCCAGGGAATGAGTAGTCATGAGCCACCTAGGGACCATGGATACCGATACAACTATGGTCAGAACGTGATCCATGAGCCACCCCAGGACCATCGTTACCGCAGATACAACTATGGTCAGAGTATGAGCCAAGAGGCACTCAGGGACCATGGCTACAACAGATACAACTATGGTCAGAGCATGAGCTATGAGCCTCCTAGGGACAATAGTTGCAGATATCACTATGGCCAGAGCATGAGCCATGAGCCTCCCCAACGAGACTCCAGTTTCAGAAATAATCAAGCTCGTCCTGCAGGTCCAGAATTCAGACATGAGATGCCACCACCAGGTCAATTACAAGGAGACTCTGGTTTCAGAATTAATCACGTTCGTCCTATCGGTCCAGAATTCAGACCTGAGATGCCACCACCAGGTCAACCACAAGGAGACTCTGGTTTCAGAAATAATCACACTCGTCCTATCGGTCCAGAATTCAGACCTGAGGTGCCACCACCGGTTTATGCGACTCACAGCTACAATAGCTATCAGCCATCACCCTATGTGACTGGATACGAATACATCAGGTCACCACCAAGATACACACAATATACAAGGCCAGAGCATTACTCTGAGGACTATCACTATGGAAACAACAGCAATGGAACAATCAGCTCAGTATTCAGTGATGAAAATCCAAATGCATGCACAATAGCATAG
- the LOC101265959 gene encoding probable protein phosphatase 2C 34, producing the protein MVQFSSIFTGITKSIAIRNGKKSKHDDGRETADALAKEAKKNEMMLTSSGSVAGASHNLAVVFSKGGKKGINQDRFVVWEDFGCQDDMIFCGVFDGHGPWGHLVAKRVRKLMPTALLRNWQKRVAHTVDGTNGISIDKSCFQFDIWKQSYFETCSIIDQELEQYADSFYSGTTALTLVRQGGLLVVANVGDSRAVLATTDDDGRLVSVQLTVDLKPNLPRESERIMQSRGRVLSCEDEPGVYRVWMPTVEGPGLAISRAFGDYYIKDFGLISEPELTSRKITHRDQFAILATDGVWDVMSNDEAVEIVSSTGEREDAAKRLVESAICAWKHKRRGAPMDDISAICLFFHNIPLSKQQAKSV; encoded by the exons ATGGTGCAATTCTCTTCTATTTTCACTGGCATTACGAAATCTATAGCAATCAGGAACGGGAAGAAAAGTAAACATGATGACGGAAGGGAAACTGCGGATGCACTGGCTAAGGAAGCTAAAAAGAACGAGATGATGTTAACGTCATCTGGCTCTGTAGCTGGTGCTTCTCACAACTTGGCTGTTGTTTTCTCCAAAGGAGGGAAGAAAGGTATCAATCAGGATAGATTTGTTGTGTGGGAG GATTTTGGATGCCAAGATGACATGATTTTCTGTGGGGTGTTTGATGGGCATGGTCCTTGGGGTCATCTTGTTGCTAAAAGAGTCAGAAAACTGATGCCAACAGCTTTGCTTCGTAATTGGCAGAAACGAGTTGCCCACACCGTGGATGGTACTAATGGGATATCAATAGATAAAAGTTGTTTCCAGTTTGACATTTGGAAGCAGTCCTACTTTGAGACTTGCTCCATCATCGATCAAGAGCTCGAGCAGTATGCTGACTCTTTCTACAGTGGTACCACAGCTTTAACGCTTGTTAGACAG GGTGGTCTGCTGGTAGTAGCAAACGTTGGAGATTCTCGAGCTGTATTGGCAACAACCGATGATGATGGTAGATTGGTATCAGTTCAGCTCACCGTTGACCTCAAACCTAACTTACCTC GGGAAAGCGAGCGAATAATGCAGTCAAGAGGGAGAGTGTTGTCATGTGAGGATGAACCAGGGGTGTATAGAGTGTGGATGCCTACAGTTGAAGGACCTGGATTAGCAATATCAAGAGCCTTTGGTGATTACTACATAAAGGACTTTGGCCTTATTTCTGAACCAGAATTGACGTCCAGAAAAATAACACATAGAGATCAGTTTGCCATCTTGGCAACAGATGGG GTTTGGGATGTGATGTCAAATGATGAAGCAGTGGAGATAGTATCTTCAACAGGAGAAAGGGAAGATGCAGCTAAGAGGCTGGTGGAAAGTGCTATTTGTGCGTGGAAACACAAACGAAGAGGAGCTCCTATGGATGATATCTCAGCAATATGCCTCTTCTTTCATAACATTCCTCTTTCAAAACAACAAGCTAAGAGTGTCTAA